The Microbacterium sp. LWH7-1.2 genome window below encodes:
- a CDS encoding helix-turn-helix domain-containing protein, whose protein sequence is MSTLTPNRAEAVAALADPHRRELYRLATERPIGRDEAAAALGMPRSTAAMYLDRLAEAGLLTVSYERRSGRTGPGAGRPAKLYRAVAGELAATIPERHYELAGELLAAAAEEADERGVPVRDALDAGAFAAGAVIGAGCADLEEALTMCGYAPRAKDAAAADGEGDAASTADLVLENCPFHALATRHTTLICGANLELVRGLATAAGDARTPVLAPAAGRCCVEIRRGAG, encoded by the coding sequence GTGAGCACCCTCACCCCCAACCGCGCCGAGGCGGTCGCGGCACTCGCCGACCCGCATCGCCGCGAACTGTACCGCCTCGCGACCGAACGCCCGATCGGCCGCGACGAGGCCGCGGCCGCGCTCGGAATGCCGCGCAGCACAGCGGCGATGTACCTGGATCGATTGGCGGAGGCCGGGCTCCTGACCGTCTCGTACGAGCGGCGATCGGGTCGCACCGGCCCCGGCGCCGGGCGCCCGGCGAAGCTGTACCGGGCCGTAGCAGGCGAACTCGCCGCCACGATCCCGGAGCGTCACTACGAGCTCGCGGGTGAGCTGCTCGCCGCCGCGGCGGAGGAGGCCGACGAGCGCGGGGTGCCCGTCCGCGACGCGCTCGATGCCGGCGCCTTCGCCGCGGGCGCCGTGATCGGCGCCGGGTGCGCCGATCTCGAGGAGGCGCTCACGATGTGCGGCTACGCACCGCGCGCGAAGGACGCGGCCGCTGCGGACGGCGAGGGCGACGCAGCATCCACCGCCGATCTCGTGCTCGAGAACTGCCCCTTCCACGCCCTGGCGACCCGGCACACCACCCTCATCTGCGGGGCGAACCTCGAGCTCGTCCGGGGTCTCGCGACCGCTGCCGGCGACGCCCGGACACCCGTTCTCGCGCCCGCGGCGGGCCGCTGCTGCGTCGAGATACGCCGCGGCGCCGGCTGA
- a CDS encoding FAD-dependent oxidoreductase gives MSHMLIIGGGLAGGTAAEALRAEGFDGDITVVAAEAHPPYQRPPLSKGYLAGDEGLDAVILHPAEWYAERGIRLLTGVAVTSLEPAAHAVELEDGERLTYDAVLLATGATPRTIPLPGHDLPGVSTLRRLDDSDALAAQLRDGGRRLVVIGAGWIGMEVAATARGFGNEVAMVERDAVPLATALGSEMGEVFRKLHLEHGVDLRTSVGVDRIIGDGRAEGVVVDGETLPADLVLVGVGASPNTALAEEAGLDILNGVLTDGALRTSAPDVYAAGDVANAYHPVLQRHLRSEHWANALNAGKVVAKSMLGKPASFDGIPYFYTDQYDLGMELSGYPPLMADAEIVVRGDLDAREFIAFWTDDGRIVAGMNVNVWDVNDEVQELIRSGARIDPDRLRDSDVPLEDLAP, from the coding sequence ATGAGCCACATGCTGATCATCGGGGGAGGCCTCGCCGGCGGAACGGCCGCGGAGGCGCTCCGAGCCGAGGGGTTCGACGGCGACATCACCGTCGTGGCCGCCGAGGCGCATCCGCCCTATCAGCGGCCCCCGCTGTCGAAGGGCTACCTCGCGGGTGACGAAGGGCTGGATGCCGTCATCCTGCACCCCGCCGAGTGGTACGCCGAGCGCGGCATCCGCCTCCTCACCGGCGTCGCGGTCACCTCGCTCGAACCCGCCGCGCACGCGGTGGAGCTCGAGGACGGCGAACGGCTGACCTACGATGCGGTGCTGCTCGCGACCGGAGCCACCCCGCGCACGATCCCGCTGCCCGGTCACGATCTGCCCGGAGTCTCGACGCTGCGACGCCTCGACGACTCCGACGCCCTGGCGGCGCAGCTTCGCGACGGCGGACGGCGGCTGGTGGTGATCGGTGCGGGCTGGATCGGCATGGAGGTCGCCGCCACGGCGCGCGGATTCGGCAACGAGGTCGCGATGGTCGAGCGCGACGCCGTGCCGCTCGCGACGGCGCTCGGCAGCGAGATGGGGGAGGTCTTCCGCAAGCTCCATCTCGAGCACGGCGTCGACCTCCGCACGTCGGTCGGCGTGGACCGGATCATCGGCGACGGCCGCGCCGAGGGCGTCGTGGTCGACGGCGAGACGCTTCCCGCGGATCTCGTGCTCGTCGGCGTCGGGGCGTCGCCGAACACGGCGCTCGCCGAGGAGGCGGGACTCGACATCCTCAACGGCGTCCTCACCGATGGGGCCCTGCGCACCAGCGCGCCCGACGTGTACGCCGCCGGCGACGTCGCGAACGCGTACCACCCGGTGCTGCAGCGGCATCTGCGCAGCGAGCACTGGGCGAACGCCCTGAATGCCGGCAAGGTCGTGGCGAAGTCGATGCTCGGGAAGCCGGCATCCTTCGACGGCATCCCGTACTTCTACACCGACCAGTACGACCTCGGCATGGAGCTCTCGGGCTACCCGCCGCTGATGGCGGATGCCGAGATCGTGGTGCGCGGCGATCTCGACGCGCGCGAGTTCATCGCCTTCTGGACCGACGACGGCCGTATCGTCGCGGGCATGAACGTCAACGTGTGGGACGTGAACGACGAGGTGCAGGAGCTCATCCGCTCGGGAGCTCGAATCGACCCGGACCGGCTCCGCGACTCCGACGTGCCCCTGGAGGATCTCGCGCCGTGA
- a CDS encoding bifunctional metallophosphatase/5'-nucleotidase produces MRKTSTARLAGGAVITAAAVALALVGSGAASAAPPTGPNNGGNTPNGPTIDIQLLSFNDFHGNLEPPTGSSGRLNLPGGVTTDSLTPPGVGGVEYLATHLAQARVGHEYSLTVAAGDLIGASPLLSGAFHDEPSIEAMNALHLDVSAVGNHEFDEGFVELQRMADGGCLDDGDGANNQNSCPDGSFDGADFDYLAANVVYEGTSETILPAYSIENIKGAKIGFIGMTLEETPDIVTASGVAGLEFKDEVETANALVPVLKAQGVNAIVVLIHQGGTPPSSAAYNAACGNGAEIAANSPIIPIAQNLDPAIDLIVSGHTHAPYICNIKDPAGQDRLVTSASSFGRLYTDTNLTYDRRTQDIVRTSVKSANMLVTRNADRDPVQTDLIAKYKVLVAPIASEVIGSITANIDRTPNAGGETALGDLIADAQLADPSVVGPYSQPVIALMNPGGIRTDLTYASSAWGELPGQITYEEAFNVQPFNNYLVSLDLTGAEIKNLLVQQWSGANTAQPKILQVSEGFSYTYTGTTVTSVTLNGVALDDTATYRVVTNNFLAGGGDGFSTFAEGGENVYYGGLDIDAFAAYLEANSPYSPTPLDRIIKN; encoded by the coding sequence ATGCGCAAGACATCGACGGCTCGGCTCGCGGGAGGCGCGGTCATCACCGCCGCCGCGGTCGCGCTCGCCCTGGTCGGGTCAGGGGCCGCGTCGGCGGCACCGCCGACGGGGCCCAACAACGGGGGCAACACGCCCAACGGACCGACGATCGACATCCAGCTGCTGTCGTTCAACGACTTCCACGGCAACCTCGAGCCGCCCACCGGGTCCAGCGGCCGCCTCAACCTTCCGGGTGGCGTGACCACGGACAGCCTCACCCCTCCCGGAGTCGGCGGGGTGGAGTACCTCGCCACGCACCTCGCACAGGCGCGCGTGGGACACGAGTACTCGCTCACCGTCGCCGCGGGCGACCTCATCGGCGCATCCCCGCTGCTGTCCGGGGCGTTCCACGACGAGCCGTCGATCGAGGCGATGAACGCCCTCCACCTCGACGTCTCCGCCGTCGGCAACCATGAGTTCGACGAGGGTTTCGTCGAGCTGCAGCGCATGGCGGACGGCGGTTGCCTCGACGACGGCGACGGCGCGAACAACCAGAACTCGTGCCCTGATGGATCATTCGACGGTGCCGACTTCGATTACCTCGCCGCGAACGTGGTGTACGAGGGTACGAGCGAGACGATCCTTCCCGCGTACTCCATCGAGAACATCAAGGGCGCCAAGATCGGCTTCATCGGCATGACGCTCGAGGAGACGCCCGACATCGTCACCGCCTCCGGCGTCGCGGGCCTGGAGTTCAAGGACGAGGTCGAGACGGCGAACGCGCTCGTTCCGGTGCTGAAGGCCCAGGGCGTCAACGCGATCGTGGTGCTGATCCACCAGGGCGGCACGCCTCCGTCGAGCGCGGCGTACAACGCGGCGTGCGGCAACGGGGCGGAGATCGCGGCCAACAGCCCGATCATCCCGATCGCGCAGAACCTCGACCCCGCGATCGACCTGATCGTGTCGGGGCACACCCACGCGCCGTACATCTGCAACATCAAGGACCCGGCAGGTCAGGACCGCCTGGTCACGTCCGCGTCGTCGTTCGGCCGGCTGTACACCGACACGAACCTCACGTACGACCGCCGCACCCAGGACATCGTTCGCACCTCGGTCAAGAGCGCGAACATGCTCGTGACGCGCAACGCCGACAGGGACCCGGTGCAGACCGACCTGATCGCCAAGTACAAGGTTCTGGTGGCGCCCATCGCGAGCGAGGTGATCGGCTCGATCACCGCCAACATCGACCGGACGCCGAACGCCGGAGGAGAGACGGCGCTCGGCGATCTGATCGCCGACGCCCAGCTGGCAGACCCGAGTGTGGTCGGCCCGTACTCGCAGCCGGTGATCGCACTGATGAACCCCGGCGGCATCCGCACCGATCTCACCTATGCGAGCTCCGCGTGGGGGGAGCTCCCGGGCCAGATCACGTACGAGGAGGCGTTCAACGTCCAGCCCTTCAACAACTATCTGGTCTCGCTCGACCTCACGGGCGCCGAGATCAAGAACCTGTTGGTCCAGCAGTGGTCGGGCGCCAACACGGCTCAGCCCAAGATCCTGCAGGTGAGCGAGGGCTTCTCCTACACCTATACGGGCACCACGGTCACCTCGGTCACGCTCAACGGTGTGGCACTCGACGACACCGCGACCTACCGCGTGGTGACGAACAACTTCCTCGCGGGAGGCGGGGACGGATTCTCGACCTTCGCGGAGGGCGGCGAGAACGTCTACTACGGCGGGCTCGACATCGACGCGTTCGCCGCGTACCTCGAGGCGAACAGCCCGTACTCTCCGACACCGCTCGATCGCATCATCAAGAACTAG
- the folP gene encoding dihydropteroate synthase, whose product MAIVNRTPDSFYDRGSTFALDAAVAAGFAAAEAGAEIIDVGGVKFAPGPAVPVAEEIARVVPVVRELAPVARVSVDTFHAEVARAAIEAGAAIINDTTGLHDPAMADVVAQGGAGVVIAHSLAAPRTQHPLPYYDDVIGDIAEFLVARRDRARERGVPDSRIVLDPGHDLNKNTRQTLELTRRLGELAGLGAPLLVALSNKDFVGETLDREKGDRLPGSLAAAVFCALNGARIVRAHNVRETVDAMRMVEAILGWRDPAYELHNTRPEGND is encoded by the coding sequence ATGGCGATCGTGAACCGTACACCCGACTCGTTCTACGACCGGGGGTCGACGTTCGCGCTCGACGCGGCGGTCGCCGCCGGTTTCGCTGCGGCCGAGGCCGGCGCCGAGATCATCGACGTCGGTGGCGTGAAGTTCGCGCCAGGGCCGGCGGTGCCGGTCGCCGAGGAGATCGCGCGCGTCGTGCCGGTCGTGCGGGAGCTCGCGCCGGTCGCACGTGTGAGCGTCGACACGTTCCACGCCGAGGTCGCGCGCGCGGCGATCGAGGCGGGCGCAGCGATCATCAACGACACGACGGGCCTGCACGATCCGGCGATGGCCGACGTGGTCGCGCAGGGCGGCGCCGGGGTGGTCATCGCCCACAGCCTCGCGGCGCCTCGCACGCAGCATCCGCTCCCGTACTACGACGACGTGATCGGCGACATCGCCGAGTTCCTCGTCGCACGGCGGGACCGGGCAAGAGAGCGCGGCGTGCCCGACTCGCGCATCGTGCTCGACCCCGGCCACGACCTCAACAAGAACACGCGTCAGACGCTGGAGCTCACTCGACGGCTCGGCGAGCTCGCCGGACTGGGCGCGCCGCTGCTCGTGGCGCTCTCGAACAAGGATTTCGTGGGCGAGACGCTCGACCGCGAGAAGGGCGACCGCCTCCCGGGCTCGCTCGCCGCGGCGGTCTTCTGCGCCCTGAACGGCGCGCGCATCGTGCGCGCGCACAACGTGCGCGAGACGGTCGACGCGATGCGCATGGTGGAGGCGATCCTCGGCTGGCGCGATCCTGCCTACGAGCTGCACAACACCCGACCCGAGGGGAACGACTGA
- a CDS encoding response regulator transcription factor, with translation MTAPRILVVDDEPNIRDLLITSLRFAGFQVRAVSNGAQTISAVLEEEPDLIILDVMLPDMNGFSVTKRLRGAGYTAPILFLTAKDETEDKITGLNAGGDDYVTKPFSLDEIVARIQAILRRTMQADEESMIRAGEITMDQDTHDVQVGDASIDLSPTEFKLLRYLMLNPNRVLSKAQILDHVWEYDFNGDAGIVESYISYLRRKIDPHSSEPLIQTKRGFGYMLKAGKTA, from the coding sequence ATGACCGCACCGCGCATCCTCGTCGTGGACGACGAACCGAACATTCGCGACCTGCTGATCACGAGCCTGCGATTCGCCGGATTCCAGGTACGCGCCGTGTCCAACGGCGCCCAGACGATCTCGGCGGTGCTCGAGGAGGAGCCCGACCTCATCATCCTCGACGTGATGCTGCCCGATATGAACGGCTTCAGCGTCACCAAGCGCCTCCGCGGCGCCGGCTACACCGCGCCGATCCTGTTCCTCACCGCGAAGGACGAGACCGAAGACAAGATCACCGGGCTCAACGCCGGCGGCGACGACTACGTCACCAAGCCCTTCAGCCTCGACGAGATCGTCGCCCGCATCCAGGCGATCCTGCGCCGCACGATGCAGGCCGACGAGGAGTCGATGATCCGCGCCGGCGAGATCACGATGGACCAGGACACCCACGACGTTCAGGTGGGCGACGCCTCCATCGACCTCAGTCCCACCGAGTTCAAGCTCCTGCGCTACCTCATGCTCAACCCCAACCGCGTGCTGTCGAAGGCCCAGATCCTCGACCACGTGTGGGAGTACGACTTCAACGGCGACGCGGGCATCGTCGAGAGCTACATCTCGTACCTGCGCCGCAAGATCGACCCGCACTCGTCCGAGCCGCTCATCCAGACCAAGCGCGGCTTCGGCTACATGCTGAAGGCCGGCAAGACCGCCTGA
- a CDS encoding TetR family transcriptional regulator has translation MASTRDRALDAALALVGEQGIRALTHARVDERAGLPKGSTSNWFRTRDALVAGVVAWLAEGERAEFAAADAPPVETPEQFIEALSSMIAFQTGPRASRTRARYALFLEGAGDPELLAPLLAQRRLFVEWTIGLLGRIGARSPDEAARALMAAGDGLALHRVTVDPDAEIRPIVERAVRACLN, from the coding sequence ATGGCATCCACCCGCGATCGCGCGCTCGACGCCGCGCTCGCGCTCGTGGGCGAGCAGGGCATCCGCGCGCTGACCCACGCTCGGGTCGACGAACGCGCCGGTCTGCCGAAGGGGTCGACCTCGAACTGGTTCCGGACCCGCGATGCGCTCGTCGCCGGGGTGGTCGCCTGGCTCGCAGAAGGCGAGCGGGCCGAGTTCGCGGCCGCAGACGCGCCCCCGGTCGAGACGCCCGAGCAGTTCATCGAGGCGCTCAGCAGCATGATCGCGTTTCAGACCGGGCCACGCGCTTCCCGCACGAGAGCGCGCTACGCACTGTTCCTCGAGGGCGCGGGCGATCCCGAGCTGCTCGCCCCGCTCCTCGCCCAGCGCCGGCTCTTCGTCGAGTGGACGATCGGCCTGCTGGGGCGGATCGGCGCCCGCTCTCCCGATGAGGCGGCGCGTGCCCTCATGGCCGCGGGCGACGGGCTCGCCCTGCATCGGGTGACCGTGGATCCGGATGCCGAGATCCGGCCGATCGTCGAGCGCGCTGTGCGCGCGTGCCTCAACTGA
- the folE gene encoding GTP cyclohydrolase I, producing MMSPPAHATALHVLPDEAPIDRDAAMVAVADLLAALGFDPDEGDLVETPRRVADAFIEMMTPEPFEMTTFANEDAYDEPVVVRGIPFVSLCRHHLLTFRGTATVGYVPGERLVGLSKLARVVAHHARGLQVQEALTMQIARTLERALEPQGVGVVIEAEHLCMSARGVRTEGALTTTTAFRGVLATDTALQGRFIGARPV from the coding sequence ATGATGTCGCCCCCGGCGCACGCGACGGCGCTGCACGTCCTGCCCGACGAGGCGCCGATCGATCGCGACGCGGCGATGGTCGCCGTCGCCGATCTGCTCGCGGCGCTCGGCTTCGATCCGGACGAGGGCGATCTCGTGGAGACGCCGCGGCGCGTCGCCGACGCCTTCATCGAGATGATGACACCCGAGCCCTTCGAGATGACGACCTTCGCGAACGAGGACGCCTACGACGAGCCGGTCGTGGTGCGCGGCATCCCGTTCGTCTCCCTCTGCCGGCACCATCTCCTGACCTTCCGCGGCACCGCCACCGTCGGCTACGTGCCCGGGGAGCGGCTCGTCGGCCTCTCGAAGCTCGCGCGCGTCGTCGCGCACCACGCACGCGGGCTTCAGGTGCAGGAGGCCCTGACCATGCAGATCGCGCGCACTCTCGAGCGCGCATTGGAGCCGCAAGGCGTCGGCGTCGTCATCGAGGCCGAGCACCTGTGCATGTCGGCGCGGGGTGTGCGCACCGAGGGAGCGCTCACCACGACCACGGCGTTCCGGGGAGTGCTGGCCACCGACACCGCGCTGCAGGGGCGATTCATCGGAGCGCGCCCCGTCTGA
- a CDS encoding pyrimidine reductase family protein, whose translation MPTHSELFDAYALHGRDGTRVRMNFVSSADGAVTLGGQSGALGGDTDRELMQVLRAMADVVLVGAGTVRAEGYGGLKVDEGDVEWRRARGLDDQPALAVLSGRLHLDPADSVFTEAVRAPVIVTTDAAAAADGRRFESVATVLACGEDEVDLAAMLDAFARRGWTQVLCEGGPHLFGALLQADLVDEVCITLAPRFVGGEAGRIVQGAAEADRRFHLAGVVTDDEGFVFFRYVAS comes from the coding sequence ATGCCCACGCACTCCGAGCTCTTCGACGCCTATGCGCTCCACGGCCGCGACGGCACGCGGGTCCGCATGAACTTCGTCTCGAGCGCCGACGGCGCCGTCACGCTCGGGGGCCAGAGCGGCGCGCTCGGCGGCGACACCGACCGCGAGCTCATGCAGGTGCTGCGCGCGATGGCCGACGTCGTGCTCGTCGGAGCCGGAACCGTGCGCGCCGAGGGCTACGGCGGGCTGAAGGTCGATGAGGGGGATGTCGAATGGCGTCGCGCGCGAGGCCTCGACGACCAGCCCGCGCTCGCCGTGCTCAGCGGCCGTCTGCACCTCGATCCGGCCGACTCCGTCTTCACCGAGGCCGTGCGCGCGCCGGTGATCGTGACGACGGATGCTGCGGCCGCCGCAGACGGAAGGCGCTTCGAATCGGTGGCCACGGTGCTGGCGTGCGGCGAGGACGAGGTCGATCTCGCCGCCATGCTGGACGCGTTCGCGCGGCGGGGCTGGACGCAGGTGCTGTGCGAGGGCGGCCCGCACCTCTTCGGCGCACTGCTGCAGGCGGACCTCGTCGACGAGGTCTGCATCACGCTGGCGCCCCGGTTCGTCGGGGGAGAGGCCGGGCGCATCGTGCAGGGCGCCGCCGAGGCCGACCGGCGCTTCCACCTGGCGGGGGTCGTGACCGACGACGAGGGATTCGTGTTCTTCCGCTACGTCGCGTCCTGA
- a CDS encoding helicase-associated domain-containing protein gives MVSDARALATRLAELGDAALATTLAARGVSPQAGWHDFFDAAEGLLDPASIDRALTHLDRDDLLALVARDAGVDGEPARLALTAADGTPYGAVAERVAAAAAAAPDAFAAAPASADPVPADARAAAAAAERAFTTAGSLADVLLLCSHTPLARTGAGPVSAADRRRLMDAGALEFADDLEELLASAAGADLATAHEREWTVTTAGERWLKAPTADRWEAIAAGFRASLPRGLRTSSHGFLPPDAWPGMYPLDPEWPARAERLHRIGVRWGLFAPDRSPAEFPWTAALRAGGRADAATMGPYLPAEIDRVYLQADLTAIAPGPLAPALDLRLRSIALRESRAQASTYRFTAESIGAGMTEGETAQSIRDFLAGLSLTGIPQPLAYLIESTAARHGLVRVRADEATGRTRVESPDAGLLDAITVDQALRPLGLLMLEGDDALSSRVPRDAVYWTLADARYPVIAVDARGVPESIHRRTAATASEPAATPQHAYARLIGTLRGGHGTDGDSGWLERELEQAVRARAEIVVVVRMPDGSERSFTLEAAGLGGGRLRGRDRAADIERTLPVSSIVSVRGG, from the coding sequence TTGGTCTCCGACGCGCGCGCCCTGGCGACGCGGCTCGCCGAGCTCGGTGATGCCGCGCTCGCCACGACGCTCGCGGCGCGCGGGGTCTCGCCGCAGGCGGGCTGGCACGACTTCTTCGACGCCGCCGAGGGCCTACTCGATCCCGCGTCGATCGACCGGGCCCTGACGCACCTCGACCGCGACGACCTCCTCGCCCTCGTCGCGCGCGATGCCGGCGTCGACGGCGAACCCGCACGGCTCGCTCTCACCGCCGCGGACGGCACGCCGTACGGGGCGGTCGCGGAGCGGGTGGCCGCTGCCGCCGCCGCCGCACCCGACGCGTTCGCCGCTGCGCCGGCGAGCGCGGATCCGGTTCCCGCCGACGCCCGCGCGGCCGCCGCCGCTGCGGAGCGCGCGTTCACCACCGCGGGCTCGCTCGCCGACGTCCTGCTCCTGTGCTCGCACACGCCTCTGGCCCGCACCGGCGCGGGACCGGTGAGCGCGGCGGACCGCCGGCGTCTGATGGACGCGGGAGCCCTCGAGTTCGCCGACGACCTTGAGGAACTGCTCGCCTCGGCGGCCGGCGCGGACCTGGCGACCGCGCACGAGCGCGAGTGGACCGTCACCACGGCCGGCGAGAGGTGGCTGAAGGCCCCGACCGCGGATCGGTGGGAAGCGATCGCCGCCGGCTTCCGCGCGAGCCTTCCGCGCGGGCTGCGCACGTCGTCGCATGGTTTCCTCCCGCCGGACGCGTGGCCGGGCATGTATCCCCTCGACCCCGAGTGGCCAGCGCGTGCGGAACGACTGCACCGCATCGGCGTGCGCTGGGGGCTGTTCGCCCCCGACCGCTCCCCTGCCGAGTTCCCATGGACGGCGGCGCTTCGCGCCGGAGGGCGTGCGGATGCCGCCACCATGGGGCCGTACCTGCCCGCCGAGATCGACCGGGTCTACCTGCAGGCCGATCTCACCGCGATCGCCCCCGGGCCGCTCGCGCCCGCCCTCGACCTGCGCCTGCGCTCCATCGCGCTGCGGGAATCGCGCGCCCAGGCATCGACCTATCGCTTCACGGCGGAGTCGATCGGCGCCGGCATGACCGAGGGCGAGACGGCCCAGTCGATCCGCGACTTCCTCGCGGGCCTGTCGCTCACCGGCATTCCGCAGCCCCTCGCCTACCTCATCGAGAGCACGGCGGCCCGGCATGGCCTGGTGCGGGTGCGCGCCGACGAGGCCACCGGCCGCACCCGCGTCGAGAGCCCCGACGCCGGCCTCCTCGACGCGATCACGGTCGACCAGGCGCTGCGGCCGCTGGGTCTGCTGATGCTCGAGGGTGACGACGCGCTCTCGTCGCGCGTCCCCCGAGACGCGGTGTACTGGACCCTCGCCGACGCGCGGTACCCGGTCATCGCCGTCGACGCCCGGGGCGTACCCGAATCGATCCACCGCCGGACCGCCGCGACGGCGTCCGAACCGGCCGCCACCCCGCAGCACGCCTACGCCCGCCTCATCGGAACGCTCCGCGGCGGACACGGCACGGACGGCGACTCCGGCTGGCTCGAGCGCGAGCTGGAGCAGGCGGTGCGCGCCCGCGCCGAGATCGTGGTGGTCGTGCGCATGCCCGACGGCTCCGAGCGGTCGTTCACCCTCGAGGCCGCCGGTCTCGGCGGCGGGCGCCTGCGCGGGCGCGACCGCGCCGCCGACATCGAGCGCACGCTGCCCGTGTCGAGCATCGTGAGCGTCCGCGGGGGCTGA
- a CDS encoding DNA repair helicase XPB, with translation MADGPLIVQSDRTVLLEVAHPDAESARHELAIFAELERAPEHIHTYRITRLGLWNARAAGHDAEDMLATLDRWSRFPVPPSVSIDIAETVGRYGRLVIERNSVDKGGDGELVLRSTDAAVLTEVSKNKRIQPLLIGHPSPDSYVIDAWARGQIKQELLKIGWPAEDLAGYTPGTPHPIDLAEDGWHLRPYQRQAVDIFTQGGSGVVVLPCGAGKTLVGAAAMADTKTTTLILVTNTVSARQWRDELLKRTSLTAEEIGEYSGQTKEIKPVTIATYQILTAKRKGEYAHLALLDALDWGLIVYDEVHLLPAPVFKLTADLQARRRLGLTATLVREDGREGDVFSLIGPKRFDAPWKEIEAQGFISPAVCYEVRVDLPAGDRLEYAAAADDERYRLAATAPAKIGVVRQLVERHEGERILIIGQYLDQIDVLAEALDAPKITGQTPVDEREELYQAFRVGEISVLVVSKVANFSIDLPEASVAIQVSGSFGSRQEEAQRLGRLLRPKQSNHTASFYTLIARDTVDQDFAQNRQRFLAEQGYAYTILDAHSLAA, from the coding sequence ATGGCTGACGGCCCCCTCATCGTCCAGAGCGACCGCACCGTGCTCCTCGAGGTCGCGCACCCCGACGCCGAGAGCGCGCGGCACGAACTCGCGATCTTCGCCGAGCTCGAGCGTGCCCCCGAGCACATCCACACGTATCGCATCACGCGGCTCGGACTGTGGAACGCGCGCGCCGCCGGCCACGACGCCGAAGACATGCTGGCGACCCTCGACCGGTGGTCGCGCTTCCCCGTGCCGCCGTCGGTGTCGATCGACATCGCCGAGACGGTCGGCCGCTACGGCCGCCTCGTCATCGAGCGCAACAGCGTCGACAAGGGCGGCGACGGCGAGTTGGTCCTGCGCTCGACGGATGCTGCGGTCCTCACCGAGGTGTCGAAGAACAAGCGCATCCAGCCGCTGCTGATCGGCCACCCCTCCCCCGACTCGTACGTCATCGACGCGTGGGCGCGCGGCCAGATCAAGCAGGAGCTGCTGAAGATCGGCTGGCCGGCCGAGGACCTCGCCGGCTACACGCCGGGAACGCCGCACCCGATCGACCTCGCGGAGGACGGCTGGCACCTGCGTCCCTATCAGCGACAGGCGGTCGACATCTTCACGCAGGGCGGCTCGGGCGTCGTCGTGCTGCCCTGCGGCGCCGGCAAGACGCTGGTCGGCGCGGCCGCGATGGCCGACACCAAGACCACGACGCTCATCCTCGTGACCAACACCGTCAGCGCCCGGCAGTGGCGTGACGAGCTTCTCAAGCGCACGTCGCTCACGGCCGAGGAGATCGGCGAGTACTCGGGTCAGACCAAGGAGATCAAGCCGGTCACGATCGCGACGTACCAGATCCTCACCGCGAAGCGGAAGGGGGAGTACGCGCACCTCGCCCTACTCGACGCCCTCGACTGGGGCCTCATCGTCTACGACGAGGTGCATCTGCTCCCCGCGCCCGTCTTCAAGCTGACCGCCGACCTTCAGGCGCGGCGCCGCCTCGGCCTCACCGCCACCCTCGTGCGCGAGGACGGCCGCGAGGGCGACGTGTTCAGCCTCATCGGCCCCAAGCGGTTCGACGCGCCGTGGAAGGAGATCGAGGCCCAGGGCTTCATCTCCCCCGCCGTCTGCTACGAGGTGCGCGTCGACCTGCCTGCCGGCGACCGCCTCGAGTACGCCGCCGCGGCCGACGACGAGCGCTACCGCCTGGCCGCGACCGCACCGGCGAAGATCGGCGTCGTGCGCCAGCTCGTCGAGCGCCACGAGGGCGAGCGGATCCTCATCATCGGCCAGTACCTCGACCAGATCGACGTGCTCGCCGAGGCGCTGGACGCCCCCAAGATCACCGGTCAGACACCTGTCGACGAGCGCGAGGAGCTGTACCAGGCGTTCCGGGTCGGCGAGATCTCGGTGCTCGTGGTGTCGAAGGTCGCGAACTTCTCGATCGATCTGCCCGAGGCATCCGTCGCCATCCAGGTCTCCGGATCGTTCGGCTCGCGCCAGGAGGAGGCCCAGCGGCTCGGACGCCTGCTGCGCCCGAAGCAGTCGAACCACACCGCGAGCTTCTACACGCTCATCGCGCGCGACACCGTCGACCAGGACTTCGCGCAGAACCGCCAGCGCTTCCTCGCCGAGCAGGGCTACGCGTACACGATCCTCGACGCCCACTCGCTCGCGGCCTGA